The sequence GATCCAGGAACAAATCACCACGTTCCAGCCCTTGATTCAGGACCGTGCTCGCACCATTATTGCAGACCTCGACCCGGCAAAGCTGTCCGGGTCGGAGCCGGATCTCGTCCATCTCGTGCATCATCTTTCGACGAAGCGTTTCGAGACCCGGCTCCGACCCGGACAGCTTTGCCGGGTCGAGGTCTGCAATAATGGTGCGAGCACGGTCCTGAATCAAGGGCTGGAACGTGGTGATTTGTTCCTGGATCGATTCGGCTTCGGCTTTGTCGACCATCGCGTAGAACGTGACGTCGAAAATGTAGTCGCGGCCCGACTTGGTGTTGTGGGCCCGCACCTCGGCGATCGAAAGCATCGTCTCGCCCGCGAAGTCACCGCCATGATCGTCGACGGGGATCGGATCGCCGTGGGAGTCGTACTGAACTTCGCCGTGATCGAGTTCGGCCTGGAGCGCTGCCGCAGACTCGTCGGGACCGCCGCCGAGCATCTTAAACCCGATGAACAACGCGATGGCTTCGAGCACCATCGCCCCGCCGACGAGCACCGGCGTCTTCATCAGCAAGCCGAGGATGCCGCCCTTTTTCTTGGACGAATCTTCCCCGTCTTCACTCACGTCGGGATTGTCTTGCGGTTCGTCAGCCATCAGTGGAACTTATCGGCAGGAAGCGGCGGAATGATGAACGCGGATTAGTCCGTCATCGGCCGGCGTGTCATGCGTGCATAGTCGATGGACTTGCGAACCACTTCCTGCAGGCTTTCCCTGACCATGACCTTGTCGCCGCCGTCGGTGCAGATGACGGTGTCCGGGGTCTGTTCGAGAAAACGAATCTTGTCCGCGTTGATCACGAACTGCTGTCCGTTGAGACGGGTGACGATGATCATGGCACTTCTCCTAAATCGTTACCGGGTGGTGTTGATCAGTTCCGTGAGCAGATCGTCGCTTGTCGAGATGACTCGGCTGGCGGCGGAGAAGCCGGTGGAACTGATGATCATGTTGATGAACTCGCCGGAGAGATCGACGTTCGAGAGTTCGAGAGCACCGGAGCGGATCTTGCCGGCGAGGCCTTCGGTCGGGGCGAGGATCTGTGGATCGCCCGAGTTGGCGGCGGTACGGAACATATTGGCCCCTTCGTCCTGCAGGCCTTCGGGGTTGTCGAAGCCGGCGATGGCGATCTGGCCGAGGTTCTCGTTCAGGCCGTTAGAAAACGTGCCGGTGATGACGCCGTTGTCACCGATGCCGAAAGTCGTGAGCGTCCCGGCGGGGACGCCGTCTTGCTGACTGGAGATCAAGCTCTCGGTCGCAACCGCAGACATCTGGGAGAAATCGAGCGCGATCGAAAGCGGCGTCCCCGAGCCGGTATTCACCCGCTGAACGTCGACGTTGACCGACGTTTGTCCGATGGGACGCCCCTCGGTATCGAACTGGACGGTGCCGGTGCCGATGAATCGGCCCGCATCGATGTCGCCATCGGTAAAGGTGTAACGCGTGTCGTTCTGTGACTCGACGTTGTACCGCCACGTCGTACCGCCGCCGGTGGTGGATTCGAGCGTCATCGTGACATCGACCAGCAACGCGCTACCGAGCGAGTCGTACACGGGGATGGTGGTGCGGATGCCTTCGCCGATCGCGCCGGTGGTTTCGCCGAAGGCGTCGTCTTCCGCGAACGACAGGCTCATCGCCGGGTTGGTGCTGGTGAAGCCGGAACCGCTGACGGCGATCTCGTTGGCTTCGCCCTGGTTGCCGAAGACGACAAGTCGGCCGAACGCACCGGCACCGGTGTCTTCGATCTGCGCCCCGGCGGTCTGCGCGCCCACCGACGGCAGGCCGGTCGCGATGCCCAGGCCTTGTTCGAAGAACTCGATCAAATCGCCAACCGTCGAGGCACCGGTGATCTCGTAAGTCAGATCGCCAAGTGCCGCGTCACCCTTCTGCCCGTTGAGCGTCAGGACATCACCCACGGCGAACAGCGGCGCACCACCGCCGGCCGGGACGACGGCCGTGAGCGCGTCACCGGGCGCTGGCGTCGCACCGGCGACTTCGACGTTCTGCGTCGCGAGGATCGTCGCACCGCTGGCGATCTCGCCTTCGGTATTGAGTGCGCCCTTGAGGTTGACAGTCTCGGTCGCTCTGGCCTTGGTCGCTCCGCCGAGCGGGATTTGAAGCTTGTCGAGCGCACCTCGGACGATGTTGCCGTCCTCGTCTGCCGCCCAACCCTGCACGAACGCACCGCTGCTGTTGACCAACTCGTTGTTCTGGTTGAGCTGGAACGACCCGTCACGGCTGTAGAGCTGATCGCCGCCGGCTTCGACGACGAAGAAGCCGTTGCCCTCGATGGCGAGGTCGGTGCTCTTACCGGTCGGCTCGATGGAACCGGCGGAGAAGTCCTTCTGAATCGTGGCGATCGTGGCACCGAGGCCGCGCTGGCTCGGGTTGGTTCCGCCGAACTCCGCGCCCGGGGGCGAGCCGGACGCGTCGGTGACGTAGAACTGCGGCTTGAACAATGCCCGGCTCGACTTGAAGCCCACCGTGTTGACGTTCGCGATGTTGTTACCGACCACGTTGAGGCGGGTCTGGTTCGTGTCGATGCCCGACAGGCCGGTGAAGAGCGTTTGTGTCAGTGCCATGGTTGTTCTCGGTTGGGATCAGAGGTTCAAGAAGTGCGTCCGAGTTCGGTTAACCGCCAGCCGGTCGAATGCGATCGTCCCGGCCCGACGTAAATCCGAGTTCCGGCTCGATCGTGTCCAGGCGTGTTTCGTTGATCTCAACGACGTTCTCCATCGCGAGCTTCTCGCCGGTGTCGAGTTCGAGAACGACGCTGCCGTCCTCGACGCGAACGGAGTTGACCACGCCGGTGACCTCGCCGGTGTCACCCAGGCCCGTGACGGTCTTGCCGATGAGTTGGCCGGCGGAGCCGATCGACTGCTGGAGCACCATCGTTTCGAGCGACTCCTGCAAATCGGTCTGGCTTTGGAGCTGGCCGATCTGCGACATCTGCCCAAGCAGTTCGCTGTTCTTCTGCGGCTCGAGCGGGTCTTGATTTTGCAGCTGTGTCACCATCATCGCGATGAAGTCCTCGGCGTTGAGGCTCTTGGAGTCGCTCTGGATTTGCGTGGGGCCGGCGGATGCGCCGAGGCCGGATGCGATCGTGCTCATGTTGCCTTCTTCGGCCCGATCCCGGGTCCGGTAACAGTTGGGGCGAGTTGGTAAAGGCCCGGCGGCAAAGGTTGCCGACGCACCCGCAGGAGTTGCGCGTCAGCCGCTAGGCGGCCTGTTCGATTTCGTCGCCGTAGATCACGTTCCGCCAACGTCGGGCGAGTTCTTCGCGGGCGCGCTGCTGTTCGTTCTGGCGTTGGTCGCGGGCGGCGGGGTCTTCCTGACCACCTCGGGAGTCGCTGTTGGTTTGGCTCTGCGTGTCGGTCGGCTGGGCCTGTCGGACGTTGATGCGGTCGACCTGCACACCGGCAGCTTCGAGCGATTGCTTGAGCGTGTGCAACGACTGACCCAACGCCTTAGCCGCATCTCCGCTCGGCGTGACGAACGACACTTCGGCGACACCGGCGGTCATCTTCACGCGGACCGCGACGTTGCCGAGTGATGGCGGGTCGAGGCGAATTTTCATCTCGCCACCGTTGTCTTTCACCAACGCCGAAACGCTGCGAACAACATTGGGCTCGTTGGCCGCGGTGAACTGTTCGCGGGAAACCGGCGTGGACACGTCCGCCTTGATCGTCGCAGCGGGCTTGGGCGCGGCGTCGGCCGTCGAGAGATCCGCAGCCGCCGTGGTGTCGACGGTCACGACTTGTGGCACCGATTGAGTCGGTGCGGACCGAATTTCGGTGGTCGCCTCGGCGGCGCGGACCTGCGCGCCTGTGGGTGCGATCGGTGCTTCCAGACGAGCCGCCGGCTCTGCGGCAACCAGCTGAGCCGGCGAAACCCGATCGGTTGGTTGGGTCGGTTGGGGTTCAACAGGTCCCGCCGGCTCGGCGCTTACGGTCGACGTCGTCGGAGACTTCGGCCCGGTCCGCTGATCGACGACCGTCGGGCGTTTCGGGTCGGCATCGAGTTCGCGCTTGTTGATCGTCGCAGTCGTCAACGGCGCGGCAATAGCGGTCGCCGTGGTGAGCGCGGCGCGTACTTCCGTGACCTGGGCGGTTTCGCGAACGACCTGCGTGGCCGCACGCTGAATCGCTTCCTGGGCGGCGGCGAACTCTGCGGGCGAGATCGCCGTCGCGGCGGTCAACACGTCACCAACGGGTGCATCGGAAGCTGGGACGATCGTGTCGAGCGGCACCGTCACGACATCGGTGTAGCCGACAGGGTTGACGTCGACCGGCACGGATGACGTCGCGAGTTCGGCGGCAGGCACGTCGCTGTCGGTAACAACCTGCACGTTGATTTCAGCGGCCGAGATCACGGGCGGATCGGCAACCGGCTTCTGCTGATCGGTCGTCGGTTCCGTGAGTTGTCGGAACTCCGCGACCCATTCGGCCACGGTGCCCTCGCGCTCGGACGAGTCGGCGGCAACGGCTGTTGCGGCGTCGGGTTGATCCTCCGCGGTCTCGCGCGGTGTCTCGTCCGACGTCGGATTGGGTGCCGTTGAAGTCCCGCCCGTTGAATCGTCAGCAGGCTGTTCGGTCTTCGCCGCGGTCAGTTTCTCGGCGAACTTCTCCCCGGTCGCCGGCTCCGACTTGTCGGACCGCCCCGGCTCAATCTCGCGGCGGACCGGAAGCGCATCATCGCCGTGCCGTGATGGCTTGGGCTTGGCCGGGGCGAAGATGTCGTTCACGGGAGACGTGGTGCGCTCGATCATGAGCCGGTCCCTTCGGTGGTTTCGTTCAACGCGACTTCGTTTTGCCGCATCAGCTCGAGGAGTTGGCGGACACGCACGACTTCGCCGGGGGTTTTGAACTCCGCGAGAATCTTGTTCGCCGTGCGCGGGTTCATCGCCGTGAGGTATTGCACGACGGTTTCGTCGTCGAGGTCCAGGAAGACGTTCTTGACCTGCTTGGGCTTCATGCCCTGGTAGAGCTTGAGCGTGTCCTGGAAGCCGCGGTCGTTGGCGAGCTTCTCGGCCTCGGCGGCGAAGGCGGCCAGTTCGGCTTCCCTGACGGCGACCGACTCCCGATCGACCAACAGGTTCTGCTGCGCGAGACGGAGCTGAGCACGCAGGTCGCGCAGTTCGCGGCGACGGCGGTCGAGTTGTTCAAGCCGGGCGGTGAACGCTTCTTCGATCGCGTCGACCCGCTCGCTGGCCGACGCCAATGGATCAACCGCAAGTAACTCCTCGAGTTGCTCTAGCGACGTGGGTGCGACATCGTCCTCGACGGTTTCGAGCTCGCCGGTCGGCGCTTCGTCCGGCGGGTACATGATGTCGGTAATGGCCGACATCTTCTCGCTGTCCATGCCGGCCGAGGTCCAGAAGTACGCCGCCGCCCCGAGCGCTACGAGGAAGTTCAACGCGAGGATAAAAACAGTAGCGGTCAGGAATCGTTTGATGGTGCCCACGGACAGTCCTCCTGACTATGTTCCGGGAAATCAGGTCTCCGCCTCACGGTTGGCGAAGCTCATTTGCGTGGCCGTCTCGTCGTCGGCGACCTGCTGCTTGCGTTTGCGGTCGGCGAGCCATTGCTCGTGATCACGGTCGCGGAGCTTCTCGATCACCTTCAACCGCTTGGCGACCTCGGCCACTTCCAGTGCGACGGCGTCCGCCGAACGCTTGGCAATGGCGAGACGCTGGACCGACGCCCGGCCCACCGACGCCACGCTGTTAACGTATCGGCGATGCGTGGCCAGAACCTGCAGATTTATCGGGCCTGTCATCTGATCGTCGCGCATCCAGCGGGCGGTCTCATCACTCTGGCGTTGGAGCTCACGCAGTTCGTTTTCGATCGCGGCAACCTGCGCTTGCGCATGGCCGAGACGTTCGAGCGCGGCGCGGTGCTCGGCTTCGCGCTGACGCAGGACGGCTTCGAGTCGAAAGACAAACCGGGCCATCGATCAACCTCACTGTTGCGGCGGCGACTGTGCCTGACCTTGCTGGGCACGCATCTGCGCCGCGGCGTTCTCGATCTGGGCGTGGATCATGTCGAGCTTGCGTCGGGCGGCGGCGAAGTCATCGTGGTCGCCCTCGACTTGCCGCAGGAACTGCTGGATGGTGTCGTGGGCGGCGACGGCGAGGTCGTGCTCGGGATTTTGGCCCGACGCATACGCGCCGACGCTGAGCAGGTCGGCCAGATCGCGGTGCATCGACTCGAGTTGCAGGATCCGCTCGGCCCGGCCGCGGTGTACCGGATCGGTCACGGCGGTGCGGACACGGCTCACCGACTGGAGGACGTCGATGGCCGGGTAGTGGCCGCGCTCGGCGAGCTTTCGGCTAAGCAGAAAATGTCCGTCGGCGATACCCTTCACGGCGTCGGCGATCGGTTCGTCGAAATCGTCGCCCTCGACCAGCACGGTGTAGAAGCCGGTGATGGTGCCGGTCTGCGTGGTGCCGGCGCGTTCGAGAATGGACGGGAGCAATGCGAACACGCTGGGCGGATAGCCACGCGTGGCGGGCGGCTCACCGGCGGCAAGGCCGATCTGCCGTTGGGCATGGGCCAAGCGCGTCAGCGAGTCCATGAGCATCAGCACGTTCTGCCCGGCATCGCGAAAACCCTCGGCCACGGCACACGCCAGCTTCGCCGCACGGACCTTGAGCAGCGGCGTGTCATCGCCGGTCGAAACGATCACGACGCTCCGCTTCAGACCTTCGGGGCCGAGCGTGTCATGAAGGAAGTCGGCGACCTCCCTGCCGCGCTCGCCGATGAGCGCGATGACCGACACGTCGGCGTCGGTGTGCTTGGCAACATGGGCCATGAGCGTGGACTTGCCGACACCCGGACCTGCGAAAAGACCGACACGCTGACCCCGGCCGCAAGTCAGCAGCGCGTCGATCGCGCGAACACCCGTCGCAAGCGGCTTGCGAATCGGCACACGAATCAGGGGATTCAGCCGCGGTGGGTCGAGAGGCCTGGCGTCACCGGAGGGTAGCGAACCGAGTCCGTCGATCGGCTTGCCGAAGCCGTCGATGACCCGACCGAGCAGCCCTGAACCCGTGCGAACGCGCGGCGACATCTTCGTGTTGGAGACCCGATCACCCGCCGCGACGCCGGCTGTACCGGACAGCGGCATCAGCAACGTATGTCCGTCCCGAAAGCCGATCACTTCCGCCTGCTGTAGGCCGCTGGTGGCTTCGATTTCGACGAGTTGGCCGATGGGGAGTGGCAGATGCTCGGCTTCAAGAGTCTGTCCTGCCGCCCGTGACACGCGTCCGGTGATGCCGAGCGGAATCGCCGAGCCGAGCATGTCCAGTTGGGCGTCGGTGGGGAGAACGGGCATCGGATCGCTCCACTATTCCGGCAGTAGTTCGGCAGCGAGGCGCTCGAGCTGGGTATCGAGAGTCGCATCGACTTCGCAGCCGACTGCGGTGATCTTGCAGCCGCCGGGAGCGATGGTGTCGTCCTCAACGATCTTGGCATGCTTCAGGTCGGGCCAGCGAAGTTCGAGGTCGAACGCGGTACCCGAGAGCAACTGTGCCTGTCCGGGGGCGACTGCGAGGCGAACGTCGTGTGCACCGGTCGCACAACGGGCGGCAGCGGTGATGTTCCGTGCGAGCACTTCGGGATCGACCGAACCCTGGCGCCGGGTGATTTTCTCAGCAACCGCGACGGCCAGCCGAGCGACGTCCGCGGCGGCTTCGTCGGCCAATGCCTGGCGGTGTGTGTCGACGGATTCGAGCGCAGCGGAGAGCGTGGTGATGAGCTGTTGGAGTTGGGCTTGATGGCTGGCGAGCGCTTCGGCTTTCCCCTCCTCGTGACCGCGAACCTGGCCATCTTCGGTCCCCTGCTCCAGTCCCGTTGCGTAGCCGGCTTCTTGCGCCTCGTCGCGCATGGCCGCCGCTTCGGCGTCGGCCCGGGCGAGGATCGTCGCCGCTTTCTGTTTGGCCGCATCCACGATCGCCGACGCTTGCTTCTGCACGTCTTCCATCTGGAACACGCGGGCGGTGGTCGGGACGTTGTCGGCCTTGAGCAACGGCATGTTCGGCTACACCACCATTTCCTTCTCGCCACCGCGGCCGGAGATGACGATCTCGCCAGTGTCTTCGAGGCGGCGAACGATGTCGACGATCTTCTGCTGGGCCGCTTCGACGTCGCTGACGCGCACCGGGCCCATGTATTGCATGTCCTCCTGGATGAGCTTGGCGGCGCGGTCGGACATGTTCTTGAAGATCTTGTCCTTGAGCTCGTCGGAAGCTGTCTTGAGCGCGAGGCCGAGCGTTTCGTTGTCGACCTCCTTGAGGACGGACTGAATGCCCTTGTCGTTGACGAGTAGGATGTCCTCGAAGACGAACATGAGTCGCCGGATGGACTCGACGAGGTCCGGGTCTTCTGCTTCGAGGCCTTCCATGATGCCCTTCTCCGTCGTGCGGTCGGCGAGGTTGAGCATCTCCGCGACGTTCTCGACGCCGCCTGTTTTTTCAGAGGAATCAGAGACGATATCGGAGAGCCGGTGCTGCAGGCCGCGCTCGACTTCCTCGATGACCTCGGGGTTGGTCTGCTCCATGTTGGCCACGCGCTTGACGACCTCGACCTGCTTCTGCGGACCGAGGCCCACGAGCACTTCCGAGGCCTTGGCCGGCGGGAGGAACGCGAGGATCAGCGCGATCGTCTGTGGGTGCTCTTCCTGAATGAACGTCAGGATGTTCGCGCTATCGGCCTTCTGCAGAAAACTGAACGGCGTCGTTTGCACCTGTTCAGTAACGGCGCGGATCATCTTGTCCGCTTCTTCCTGACTCAACGACTTGCTGAGCAGTTGCTTGGCGTAGTCGAGACCACCGCCGACCATGTTGTTCGCCAGCGCGAGTTGGTAGAACTCACCGAAAACATCGCGGCGTTCGCCAACGGGAATGTCGCCGAGGCTGGCGATCTCGCGGGAGACTTCCTCGACCGCGCCGGGCGGGAGGATCTTGAGCACCTGAGCGGCGGCGTCCTGATTGAGCGTGAGCAACAGAATGGCGGCCTTGCGGGTACCGCTGAGTTGGGAAGTCGCTGTCGCCATGCTTGCTCGTGGTGATTTAGTCCTGCACCCAGCGGCGAATCAGCGCCGCGGCAGCTTCGGGATTCTCGCCGACCAGGCTCTGCACCTGCTCGACCATCTGCTTCGTCTGCATCATCTCGGGGTCAATTTCCTGAGCGTCCATCAGGTTGTCGGATTCGCCGACCTCACCGACGACGGACTCGCCACGGAGTTGCGCGAGAGCCGATTCGAGATCGGGCACCTCGGTCGTGATCGTGGGCGAAGCCTTACGAACCATCATGGACACCATGAACAACGAGACCACCGCGAGCAGGCCGATGACCGCTTCGCGGCCGTAGCTGGTCATCATCGTGCCGACCGACATGCCACCGGGCAGGGTCATGCCGGCGTTGAGCGAGGCATCATCCAATGACGGCGGAAGCTGGTCGGCGTAGGTTTCGACGCTGATGTCGTCGGCCGTGTCGAGCGCGACGACATTCATCAAGATACTCCGAATACGGGCGACTTCGTTTTCCTCATGCGTCGCGAGCATCTCGCCATCAGGCGTTTCGATGTCCGGGTTGCGGGCCATGAAGTCGCGCTTGATGTGGCTCAGTGGAACACGCACGACCGCACGGACAACCTTCGCTTCACCCGCGGCGGTCTCCTCGACGACGCGTTGTTCGCCAACCTTGACTTCGTTTTTGGTGTCGGCCGTCTCGGAGTCCGAGGAGTTGACGCCACCGCCACCGGCGAGTTCCAAGCCAATGTTCGGCACCGCGCCCGGCTCACCCGCGCCTGCACCGTCCGAACTTGTCGTCGTCGTGGTGCTTTCGCTGGTGGGGACAACGACCGTGCCGTCCTGGTCGTAGGTCACGGCCTGCTTGCTACGCTTGGTCGGATTCACCTCGGCGGTGACGCTTACGAGAATGTTCGGGATGTCGGCGAACGTGTC is a genomic window of Planctomycetota bacterium containing:
- a CDS encoding flagellar FlbD family protein, which codes for MIIVTRLNGQQFVINADKIRFLEQTPDTVICTDGGDKVMVRESLQEVVRKSIDYARMTRRPMTD
- a CDS encoding flagellar hook-basal body complex protein yields the protein MALTQTLFTGLSGIDTNQTRLNVVGNNIANVNTVGFKSSRALFKPQFYVTDASGSPPGAEFGGTNPSQRGLGATIATIQKDFSAGSIEPTGKSTDLAIEGNGFFVVEAGGDQLYSRDGSFQLNQNNELVNSSGAFVQGWAADEDGNIVRGALDKLQIPLGGATKARATETVNLKGALNTEGEIASGATILATQNVEVAGATPAPGDALTAVVPAGGGAPLFAVGDVLTLNGQKGDAALGDLTYEITGASTVGDLIEFFEQGLGIATGLPSVGAQTAGAQIEDTGAGAFGRLVVFGNQGEANEIAVSGSGFTSTNPAMSLSFAEDDAFGETTGAIGEGIRTTIPVYDSLGSALLVDVTMTLESTTGGGTTWRYNVESQNDTRYTFTDGDIDAGRFIGTGTVQFDTEGRPIGQTSVNVDVQRVNTGSGTPLSIALDFSQMSAVATESLISSQQDGVPAGTLTTFGIGDNGVITGTFSNGLNENLGQIAIAGFDNPEGLQDEGANMFRTAANSGDPQILAPTEGLAGKIRSGALELSNVDLSGEFINMIISSTGFSAASRVISTSDDLLTELINTTR
- a CDS encoding flagellar hook capping FlgD N-terminal domain-containing protein; the encoded protein is MSTIASGLGASAGPTQIQSDSKSLNAEDFIAMMVTQLQNQDPLEPQKNSELLGQMSQIGQLQSQTDLQESLETMVLQQSIGSAGQLIGKTVTGLGDTGEVTGVVNSVRVEDGSVVLELDTGEKLAMENVVEINETRLDTIEPELGFTSGRDDRIRPAGG
- a CDS encoding flagellar hook-length control protein FliK translates to MIERTTSPVNDIFAPAKPKPSRHGDDALPVRREIEPGRSDKSEPATGEKFAEKLTAAKTEQPADDSTGGTSTAPNPTSDETPRETAEDQPDAATAVAADSSEREGTVAEWVAEFRQLTEPTTDQQKPVADPPVISAAEINVQVVTDSDVPAAELATSSVPVDVNPVGYTDVVTVPLDTIVPASDAPVGDVLTAATAISPAEFAAAQEAIQRAATQVVRETAQVTEVRAALTTATAIAAPLTTATINKRELDADPKRPTVVDQRTGPKSPTTSTVSAEPAGPVEPQPTQPTDRVSPAQLVAAEPAARLEAPIAPTGAQVRAAEATTEIRSAPTQSVPQVVTVDTTAAADLSTADAAPKPAATIKADVSTPVSREQFTAANEPNVVRSVSALVKDNGGEMKIRLDPPSLGNVAVRVKMTAGVAEVSFVTPSGDAAKALGQSLHTLKQSLEAAGVQVDRINVRQAQPTDTQSQTNSDSRGGQEDPAARDQRQNEQQRAREELARRWRNVIYGDEIEQAA
- a CDS encoding flagellar FliJ family protein codes for the protein MARFVFRLEAVLRQREAEHRAALERLGHAQAQVAAIENELRELQRQSDETARWMRDDQMTGPINLQVLATHRRYVNSVASVGRASVQRLAIAKRSADAVALEVAEVAKRLKVIEKLRDRDHEQWLADRKRKQQVADDETATQMSFANREAET
- a CDS encoding FliI/YscN family ATPase gives rise to the protein MPVLPTDAQLDMLGSAIPLGITGRVSRAAGQTLEAEHLPLPIGQLVEIEATSGLQQAEVIGFRDGHTLLMPLSGTAGVAAGDRVSNTKMSPRVRTGSGLLGRVIDGFGKPIDGLGSLPSGDARPLDPPRLNPLIRVPIRKPLATGVRAIDALLTCGRGQRVGLFAGPGVGKSTLMAHVAKHTDADVSVIALIGERGREVADFLHDTLGPEGLKRSVVIVSTGDDTPLLKVRAAKLACAVAEGFRDAGQNVLMLMDSLTRLAHAQRQIGLAAGEPPATRGYPPSVFALLPSILERAGTTQTGTITGFYTVLVEGDDFDEPIADAVKGIADGHFLLSRKLAERGHYPAIDVLQSVSRVRTAVTDPVHRGRAERILQLESMHRDLADLLSVGAYASGQNPEHDLAVAAHDTIQQFLRQVEGDHDDFAAARRKLDMIHAQIENAAAQMRAQQGQAQSPPQQ
- a CDS encoding FliH/SctL family protein — protein: MPLLKADNVPTTARVFQMEDVQKQASAIVDAAKQKAATILARADAEAAAMRDEAQEAGYATGLEQGTEDGQVRGHEEGKAEALASHQAQLQQLITTLSAALESVDTHRQALADEAAADVARLAVAVAEKITRRQGSVDPEVLARNITAAARCATGAHDVRLAVAPGQAQLLSGTAFDLELRWPDLKHAKIVEDDTIAPGGCKITAVGCEVDATLDTQLERLAAELLPE
- the fliG gene encoding flagellar motor switch protein FliG; the encoded protein is MATATSQLSGTRKAAILLLTLNQDAAAQVLKILPPGAVEEVSREIASLGDIPVGERRDVFGEFYQLALANNMVGGGLDYAKQLLSKSLSQEEADKMIRAVTEQVQTTPFSFLQKADSANILTFIQEEHPQTIALILAFLPPAKASEVLVGLGPQKQVEVVKRVANMEQTNPEVIEEVERGLQHRLSDIVSDSSEKTGGVENVAEMLNLADRTTEKGIMEGLEAEDPDLVESIRRLMFVFEDILLVNDKGIQSVLKEVDNETLGLALKTASDELKDKIFKNMSDRAAKLIQEDMQYMGPVRVSDVEAAQQKIVDIVRRLEDTGEIVISGRGGEKEMVV
- a CDS encoding flagellar M-ring protein FliF C-terminal domain-containing protein; translated protein: MDTIRQQLERIQGQLSGLSASQKMLTGALVAIMVITIMWWSSYAATGEFQPVLDGAMTPQEMADARTALTGAGIDMKLDGSRIMVPADQLEAAVSALGFANAMPGNSADSFDKMVEKMSAWDPAFKTKEFFAEAKRRKLESIILVDRNITHADVVFDLNRSTRIGQRSRNSATVSVWTRDGNVKADRGLVEGLANIVAGAVNELATGDVKVNVNGRLQRVAQSNGPIDPDQLFERRAMVEADYADKIYDTFADIPNILVSVTAEVNPTKRSKQAVTYDQDGTVVVPTSESTTTTTSSDGAGAGEPGAVPNIGLELAGGGGVNSSDSETADTKNEVKVGEQRVVEETAAGEAKVVRAVVRVPLSHIKRDFMARNPDIETPDGEMLATHEENEVARIRSILMNVVALDTADDISVETYADQLPPSLDDASLNAGMTLPGGMSVGTMMTSYGREAVIGLLAVVSLFMVSMMVRKASPTITTEVPDLESALAQLRGESVVGEVGESDNLMDAQEIDPEMMQTKQMVEQVQSLVGENPEAAAALIRRWVQD